The Myxocyprinus asiaticus isolate MX2 ecotype Aquarium Trade chromosome 31, UBuf_Myxa_2, whole genome shotgun sequence genome has a segment encoding these proteins:
- the mab21l1 gene encoding putative nucleotidyltransferase MAB21L1 — MIAAQAKLVYHLNKYYNEKCQSRKAAISKTIREVCKVVSDVLKEVEVQEPRFISSLNEMDNRFEGLEVISPTEFEVVLYLNQMGVFNFVDDGSLPGCAVLKLSDGRKRSMSLWVEFITASGYLSARKIRSRFQTLVAQAVDKCSYRDVVKMVADTSEVKLRIRDRYVVQITPAFKCTGIWPRSAAHWPLPHIPWPGPNRVAEVKAEGFNLLSKECYSLNGKQSSAESDAWVLQFAEAENRLLLGGCRKKCLSLLKTLRDRHLELPGQPLNNYHMKTLVSYECEKHPRESDWDENCLGDRLNGILLQLISCLQCRRCPHYFLPNLDLFQGKPHSALENAAKQTWRLAREILTNPKSLEKL; from the coding sequence ATGATTGCCGCCCAGGCCAAGCTGGTGTATCATCTCAATAAATACTACAATGAGAAATGCCAGTCTCGTAAGGCGGCCATCTCCAAGACCATCCGGGAGGTGTGCAAGGTGGTCTCCGACGTCCTGAAAGAGGTGGAGGTCCAGGAGCCCCGTTTCATCAGCTCCTTAAACGAAATGGACAACCGCTTCGAGGGGCTCGAGGTCATCTCGCCGACTGAATTCGAGGTGGTCCTCTATCTCAACCAGATGGGGGTCTTCAACTTCGTGGACGACGGCTCTCTGCCGGGCTGCGCCGTGCTCAAGCTCAGCGATGGGCGGAAGAGAAGCATGTCTCTCTGGGTTGAGTTCATCACGGCTTCGGGATACCTGTCGGCGCGCAAAATCCGCTCCAGGTTCCAGACGCTCGTGGCGCAGGCGGTGGATAAGTGTAGCTATAGGGACGTCGTTAAAATGGTCGCGGACACAAGCGAGGTGAAATTACGCATCAGAGACAGATATGTGGTTCAGATTACCCCAGCTTTCAAATGTACTGGCATATGGCCGCGCAGCGCTGCCCATTGGCCGCTGCCCCACATCCCTTGGCCTGGTCCAAACCGGGTGGCAGAAGTCAAAGCCGAAGGTTTTAATCTGTTGTCGAAGGAGTGTTACTCGTTGAACGGTAAACAGAGCTCGGCTGAGAGCGACGCCTGGGTGTTGCAGTTCGCCGAAGCTGAGAACCGACTGCTACTGGGAGGGTGCAGGAAGAAATGCCTTTCCCTGCTCAAGACTTTACGCGACCGTCACCTTGAACTACCGGGACAGCCTCTCAACAACTACCACATGAAAACTCTGGTGTCTTACGAGTGCGAAAAACACCCGCGAGAGTCGGACTGGGATGAAAACTGCCTCGGGGATAGACTGAACGGGATTTTATTGCAGCTCATTTCGTGCTTGCAGTGCAGGAGATGTCCCCATTATTTTCTACCAAATCTAGACCTTTTCCAAGGGAAGCCTCATTCGGCCCTTGAGAACGCAGCCAAACAGACTTGGCGACTGGCGAGAGAAATTCTAACAAACCCTAAAAGCCTGGAGAAACTctga